A genomic window from Silene latifolia isolate original U9 population chromosome Y, ASM4854445v1, whole genome shotgun sequence includes:
- the LOC141629335 gene encoding uncharacterized protein LOC141629335 produces the protein MTGSSETDPRLPPQMILAREKEEGYGRCAKPRFQEEGRFHSRCFEVAHSKKPASFSEPSPIEATPLASLPPEFSRPPAHDTSNVHPAEMILKLPEGFGLSRSLGHWPYLERLMLPGPRSSLEKRTSKELSDLDAEHAFESLQISLLLRERLAQLEDEVCRRQSEKKDLLRQLDAEMKEKVKLREEAGSIRNSLKESEMQMAQVLEANNSLTAENKALKEKKANLSKALTDAAACSSWEMKITCIKEFNEGKHLSWDLEEEERLFAESFPEKVDLGILSDFEIDALEDDDFSAAEEEEVQGGTCPDGGLAPAGGSTAQSAPETIPTPDAGVEHVFLD, from the exons ATGACTG GATCCTCAGAGACGGACCCAAGGTTACCCCCGCAAATGATTTTAGCCCGAGAGAAGGAAGAGGGCTACGGGAGGTGCGCTAAGCCTCGCTTCCAAGAGGAAGGCCGATTCCACTCCAGATGCTTTGAGGTTGCTCATTCGAAGAAGCCTGCTTCCTTCTCTGAGCCTTCTCCCATCGAGGCTACTCCTCTGGCATCTCTGCCTCCTGAATTCTCCAGGCCTCCTGCTCATGACACCTCCAACGTTCATCCTGCTGAAATGATTTTGAAGCTTCCTGAGGGTTTTGGCCTTTCTCGGTCTTTGGGGCATTGGCCTTATCTGGAGCGGCTGATGCTTCCTGGTCCCCGTTCATCTTTGGAGAAGAGGACTTCAAAGGAGCTGTCTGATCTGGATGCTGAACATGCTTTTGAG TCGCTGCAAATATCGCTCCTCCTCCGTGAGAGGCTTGCCCAGCTTGAGGATGAAGTGTGCCGTCGACAATCAGAGAAAAAGGACCTGCTCCGTCAGCTAGATGCCGAGATGAAGGAGAAGGTTAAGCTTAGGGAGGAGGCGGGCTCCATTCGCAACAGTTTGAAGGAATCCGAGATGCAGATGGCTCAAGTTCTGGAAGCTAACAACTCTCTGACGGCCGAAAACAAGGCTTTGAAAGAAAAGAAGGCCAACTTGTCCAAGGCCCTGACTGATGCTGCAGCTTGCTCCTCCTGGGAGATGAAGATCACCTGTATCAAGGAGTTCAACGAGGGAAAGCATCTATCCTGGGACCTGGAGGAAGAAGAAAGGTTGTTTGCTGAATCTTTTCCTGAGAAGGTTGATCTGGGGATTCTGTCGGATTTTGAGATTGACGCCCTGGAAGATGATGACTTTTCAGCTGCTGAAGAGGAAGAGGTGCAAGGGGGAACCTGTCCAGATGGAGGCCTGGCTCCTGCGGGAGGCTCCACTGCTCAATCTGCTCCTGAGACTATTCCTACTCCTGATGCAGGGGTGGAGCATGTGTTTCTGGATTAA